The stretch of DNA CATCGGTATGGTTGACAGTCGCGGTACAGTCATGGGTATTAACCTCGCCGGAGAAACGGAGCGTCTGAAAACACTCCCCAACAGCGAGCAGGCATACGTGATCCGCAGGAAGGAATCGAACAGGCTTGTCCTCGCGGGAATCGATGAGCGCGGGGTTTATTACGCCGTTCAAACGCTCGAACAGCTCCTCGGAAACCGGTTCGACAGGGGTATGGTGACCATACCGCTTGCTGAGGTTACGGACTGGCCCGACCTGAAATACCGGGGAATGTGGGACGATACCTTTCCCGCCGATCAGATCGAATGGATGGCTTCCCTCAAGATGAACCTCGTCGACTGCCTTACGAATCTCACTGTCGATGAGGACGGCCACGGCAGGGTTACCGCGATACCATCGAAAGGGCCGACAGAGATCGAGGGCGTCGATTTCCCGACATTCTGCGCCAGGCATGCCGTGCACTTCGTTCCCATCATTCTCCACCTCAGTCACCTGGAACGCACGGGTATCTACAAGAAATATCCCGATCTCATAGGCCGCGGCGCAACGATCGATGACCGGTTCATCCCCCCCTGCGCAAACAGACCGGAACTCGCCGCCGTACTGGCCGACTGGATGGAAGCGCTGGCGGGACAACCCTCTGTCGACGAGATTTCCATATGGCTCAGCGAAGTCGAACAGCAGTGCGACTGCGAGGAATGCCGCAAGGCCGGACAGTATGTCATGGAAACGCGGGCGATTCTCAAGGCGTACGAGCGGGCTCGGGTGAAATACCCTAACCTTCGAATCCGTATACTGCTGACACAGGGCAGCTATCCGACCAACGAAAAGATTCTGGCGGAGATTCCCGGAGATGTCGGGGTCGTTTATTATCACGGCGAGAAAACGTACGATTCCTCCCGCGAGCCGATGATATATTTTCCGCTGCGTGAGTATGCGGCGCGCGGACGGATGCTGGGAGTCTGTCCGCAGCTCACCGTTTCCTGGGCAGTCGTGTGCCCGTGGAGTTCCCCCCAGTTTGTCAGGGCGCGGATGAACGAATATGTCGACAAAGGTTTGACCCTCCTGAGCGCCTATGCCACTCCGAACCTCATGCTGTACGAATTCAATATCGCCGCCGCAGCGGAGTGGTCATGGAACGCGCACGGCCGTTCCGAACGGGATTTTGCACTCGCATGGGTGACGCGCAGGGGAATGAAGAATCCCGGGGCCGCCGCTGATTGGGCTGTTCTTCTCGGCTCGGTATCGTGGGATATCTACGGTTCGGCGGTACCCTTCAACTTTGTGCCCGGTTTCGGAATTACCCGTCGCATGATCGAAAATCGTGTCAGACCGATACTCGGCGAAGATATGTTCCGGTATTTTCCCACGACCGGGGATTTCGACAGGGCGCTGGAAAAGTGTGACCGTGCGCTCGCGATTGCCCGTACCCTCGATGATCCGAAGATTCTCGAAGAAACGACGGTTGTCAGGGGATATATCGTGATGGCCCGTGAAATCTACGAGATAACGGAACGGATTTCAGGGGGTGTCGCTCCGGATGACAGCGTGCGGAAAGAGATTGAAATGCATCTCGAAAAACTCACCGGGGCATGCAGCGGCACCAACGATGCGTTGAAACGATGGGAAGCGCTTTTCGGTGAAGGTGCGGGCGGCGGACGGTTTACCGGCACGCTCAAACTGTCGGAAGACATCACGGCGATGATACGGGAATCGATACGCTGATTTGGTGTGCATGTGAAACAGGTATTTTTTCATCGCCTTATAAAAAATGAATTTTATTATGTGTCTGTTTTCGATATTATATCGTCATGAATTATGGTTTTTCACTATAACACACCTTTATATGAAAGGCGGATACCGTATGCATACAAAGCTTTTAAAATGTGCATTGATTGCCGGCACCCTGATCATGATTGTCTCCATGAATTCATTTGCTCAGAACCAGTCACCCGTGCGTATTGTATTCGATAAAAATTCACCGAGAATCGATATTGTCACCGGCAAACAGTTACCCAATTACACACAAGCCCAGCGGGGCAGTATTCAGTTCTACTACGGAAGGCTCGATAAACCCGAAGAAGGTTTCTGGTATTTCTTCGATGGCCGGAGCTTTCAGAACATCAAAAGTGTAGCGCTCATTCGGAAAATCCCTGCCCTGGGCGCATGGGCGATTCTCGGCGGCGGAGGATGGCAGGGTTCCGATAATACCGAGGTGCAAACCAATCCCATATCCATCTGTGAAATCGAGCACCATGCGGTTTCTTTCATTCCGATAAATCCTTCGACCAATAAACCCGATCCAAAGGTGTATGTGCTGCTCGACGATTTATACATGATTCAATGGAAAGACAACATCAATCACTGGGTGGCGAACAGATCACAGTCGGAACTGGATTCCCAGCAGGGTATTTTTTATTGACCGGGAAGCCCATGAACACCGTATGGGCATTTGTGCGGAATTTGAATTCATTCAGGAGAACATACATGGATATATCACACAAGCACTCGCGAAGAACCGTTCTGAAAACAGGAATTGCCGCCGCTGCGGCTGCGGCATTCACTCCTCCCGAAGCGAACGCTCTATTGCCTGAACCTGAGCCGAAGAAACCGGGAGAGCTCAAGATTGTCGGCGCGATGGGGCATGATTACAGGCTGGAATCAAGTATCCGGCCTGTCATGACCCATATAAAAAACGCCCGTGTCTGGTTTGCGCGGTGGTATGGTCCCATTACGCCCGAACTCCTCAGCGATACCGATCTGCTCATTACCTACTATGCCGGCGATTCCTTCGAATGGAGCCCGAGCGGTCTTGCCGACACCTCGGGAACAAAGAGAGCGAGCCTGTACAACGAGGAAAATATTGCGGCAATAAAGGATAATGTAATAAACCGCGGCATGGGCTGGATTGCAGTCCACAACACACCCTGGTTTACCGGCGATGAGCTCAATACCCTCCTCGGAGCCGATTGCCTGCTCCACCGTGAAATTCAGCCCGTTATCATCTGTAACCTCAATCAGAATCATCCCATCACTCAGGGCATCGAACCATTCATCATACAGCTCGACGAACAGTTCGGTTTATTCCTGAGGAATCCCGACGATCCCGATGTTACGGTGCTGTTCAGAAGCCAGGGGGTGCACGACAAACGCTGGACAATTCAGGGAATCTGCTCTCAACGGGGCAAAGGCAGAATTGTCACGCTGACTCCGGGACATTACGAATGGACATGGTACCAGGTTCAGTATCAGGAGATACTGTGGCGCGCCGCACACTGGTCGATGAACCTTGCTATCGAACCGTTTTTCAGGAATTTTGATAACTTTATCTGGTAGAAAAATCGACATGGAATATCGGTGATTGCCGGTAATCGGGGAAAAGTGACACGACAATCATTATAATCCATAATTACTAATATATTTTGGAGGTTACAATGGATTCAACCGATAAAGAAAGAAGACGGGGTGTTATCGGAGCCGGTCTTGCATCACTGGCTGCGGCCACGCTTTCAACTCAGGCCGCACATGCCGCCCTCAAGCCCAAAGCTCCCGGAGAAACGAAGGTTGTCGCAATTTTCGGTACGACCGCCTTGAATAACGGGATCGGGCATGAAATATGTGTCCGCAGGATATTCGAGTCAAAAAAGGACTGGCGGCTTATATTTGTCCGGGCAAACAAGTTTTTTACACCTTCGCTCATCAGCGATGCCGATCTTCTCATCACCTGCCGTGACGGGGGAGAGGACCCCATCGACCTGTGCGCCGAAAACGCGGGTGTGGCCGATGCGATTGTCCCGGGCGGGACTCTCTGGACCGATACGAATGTAAAGGCTGTCATCGACAATGTCAAAAACCGGGGCATGGGACTGCTCGCGCTCCATAATTCGGTCGCCGCCGGAAACAGGAAGTTCGTGGATTTCCTCGATGTCAAGGAGGAACTGCCGCACGAGTTCGAGCCCCTGTGGGTCACGCATGTGAACAGAGACCATCCGATAACGAAAGGGGTCGGAAAGTTCCTGATAGCACTCGACGAACAGTTTGCCGTTATTATCAAGTCCGAATCCACCGCGACTCTTTTCGAGACGACTGCGATCCACGAGAAACGTCAGACTGTGAGCGGATGGGCGCTGGAAAGCGGAAAAGGGAGAATCGTCGGTCTCCTGCCGGGAAGCACGGTTCATGCTTATCAGGCACCGGAATACCAGACGATTCTGTGGCGTGCCGCGCATTGGGCCATGAACCGTGAGATTCCGCAGTACCCGAATGCGAAAAACAGGTATTATTCATGATCTGTTGACGATATGAAGAAAGCATCCGGGAAATGTACTTTTCCGGATGCTTTTTTTACACATTACAACAAAAAACATGCCTGCTGAGAGGATAGAAGATACTGAAAAATGTCCTATATTTAACTTCAGTCCGTTCGGCAAATCAGGAGAGATGGATTTTCGGATTGCCGTAACGCACTTTCTCCGGTCAATTGCCTTTTAATACAAAAACGCCGCCCGGTTCGGGCGGCGTTTCGTGCTTATGGGGGGATATCTTTACTTGACGAGAAGCATTCGTCGGGTGACAACGGTCGAACCGGCTTCGATGCGGTAAATATACGCGCCGCTCGAATGGCCCATGCCATCCCACCTGACCGAGTATGTGCCCGGGACCATTGACGAATTATCGATCAGCGTATCGACCAGCTGGCCAGTTACATTATAGACTGACAGTTTGACCGGAGATGTTTCGGTGAGGCTGAAATTGATTGTCGTGGAGGGATTGAATGGATTGGGGAAATTCTGCGAAATCCGGATCGCTGCGGGGAGAGTATTCTCCTCGACCGCGACAACGGTGCCGGGTGCATGACTCAGAAAACCGTAATCGTCGAGCGCAGTCCAGCCGATCATCCAGTTGTCCTTGTCGAACGCGCCCTTGTAAGCGACCGTCTCAAAGAAACCGTCGTTCGGGATCGCCGCAAGGTTCTGATAGGCAGATCCGCTTGTGGCGGGACGCGGATCCATGGCGCCATTGGGCTGGCGAGTGATGAAGGTAAGCATCGGATCGGCGATGGCGTTGCCGTTTTGGGCGAGCATATTGGCTGTATAGGCGGCTTCTCCTGATTTAACCATTGATACGGCTTCAAATGTCGATCCTGCCTTTATGTTGAAAAGAACGTTGTTCTTCATCACGAGCGAACCGTCGGCTACGCGATCGACCGAGCCCTGGCCGGATGATGGTGTTTCGATGTAGAGGAGCTGACCGGACAGGTCGCCGATGATGTTGTTGGCCCAGGTACCAGCAGTGTTGTCGCGGAGGTGCATCCCGATCTTGGTTTCGGTTTCGGGTCCGTTCATGCCGGTACCGAGCAAGGTGCAGTTATACATCTGGGGGCGTGCCCATGGCTGGGCGTCCTCAGGCGCCACACCGCCGTCCTGCTCGGTGAGGGTGTCATTGCCTGTTCCCTCGCTCTGGATGGCGAAGCAGAACTGGAACTTGGAGCGGCAGCCTTCGTCCGTATCGAAGCAATCGTCCTCGCAGAAAGCCACCACAAAATGTTTCAGATTGACCGTGCCGCCGAAGATTTCGACACCGTCATCTTTCGATGCATACGATTCGACATAGTCAATTACGGTGTTATCGCCGACACCGCAGAGGGTGAGACCCTGCATTTCCTTGTTCGGTGCGAACACGATGCCGGTATGGCGGATTGAGATATATTTCAGGACGCCGGAATTGTCATGGTCGTCATCGCCGCCGTAATTGGTGAAGGTCCATGTTGTGGGCATGCCTTCCATGGTCTGGACCTTGTTGGCATTGTTGGTGGATGCCTTGCCGCAGAGCAGAACGCCGCCCCAGAAACCGGTTTCGAACGGGCCGACATCATCGGTGCTGTTAAGGTTGGTATCGTACTTGGTTGTGAAAATGATGGGGTGGTCGAGTGTACCGGCAGCGTTGATTTTGGCGCCCTGGCTGATGCAGAGAAAGCTCAGGCTTTCGAGCTGGCCGTCCTCGGCGCGGATAACCGTGCCCGGATCGATGGTGAGGGTATGGCCCGCGGTTACATAAACGGCACCGTTGAGAAGATAGTCGTTGTCGCTTGTCCAGTGGGTGTCCTTGTCGATGGGACCGGCATTAATGACGACTGTCTCGATCCCGCCGTGCTTGAGAAATCCGTACTTGTCGAGCGCGGTCCAGCCGATCATCCAGTTGTCCTTATCGAATGCGCCCTTGTAGGCAACCGTTTCGAAGAAACCGTCATTCGGGACAACAGCCATGTTCTGGTATGCCGGGCTTCCGGTTTTTGGCCTGGGATCGAGTTTGCCGTCCGGCTGTCGGGAGATATTGGCGAGCATCGGATCGGTGATTGCGTTGGCATTATTAGACAGCATGGTGGCTGTATAGGCGCTTTCGCCCGATTTCTTCATGCTGATCGCATCGAGCGTTGTCCCGGCTTTGATGTTGAAGAAGATGTTGTTTTTCAACACGAGCGATCCATCGGCTACGCGGTCCACGGAGCCCTGACCCGAGGACGGAGTTTCGATATAGAGGAGCTGACCGGAGAGGTCGCCGATGATATTGTTGGCCCAGGTGCCTGCGGTGTTGTCGCGGAGGTGCATACCGATCTTGGTCTCGGTTTCGGGCCCGTTCATGCCGGTACCGAGAAACGTGCAGTTATACATCTGGGGACGCGCCCATGGTTCGGCGTCTTCGGGCGCCACACCGCCGTCCTGTTCGGTCAGCGTGTCGTTGCCCGTTCCCAGGCTCTGGATGGCGAAGCAGAACTGGAACTTGGCGCGGCAGCCTTCATCCGTGTCGAAACAGTCGTCCTCGCAGAAAGCCACCACAAAGTGTTTCATATTGACCGTGCCGCCGAAGATTTCGACACCATCATCCTTCGAAGCATACGATTCGACATAGTCAATTACAGTGTTGTCGCCGACACCGCAGAGGGTAAGCCCCTGCATTTCCTTGTTCGGTGCGAACACGATGCCGGTATGGCGGATGGAGACGTACTTCATGATACCGGAATTGTCATGGTCGTCATCGCCGCCGTAATTGGTGAAGGTCCATGTTGTAGGCATGCCTTCCATGGTCTGGACCTTGTTGGCATTGTTGGTGGACGCCTTGCCGCAGAGGAGAACGCCGCCCCAGAAACCGGTCTCGAAGGGGCCGACATCGTCGGTACTGGCGAGGTCGGTGTCATACTTTGTCGTGAAAATGATGGGACGGTTTATAGTGCCGACCGCATTGATTTTAGCGCCCTGGCTGATGCAGAGAAAGCTCAGGCTTTCGAGCTGGCCGTCCTCGGCGCGGATGACCGTGCCCGGATCGATGGTGAGGGTATGGCCCGCGGTTACATAAACGGCGCCATTGAGAAGATAGTCATTATCGCTTGTCCAGTGGGTGTCCTTGTCGATGGGACCGGCGTTGACGGTGATGGTCGCCGCGTGGGAAAGTGTCGGTACCGCAAGCATTAGTACAATAAGAAGAAGACGAAACATGTATGACCTCCGTATGTATGGTGTATGTTGAAAACGTTCGAAAAACGATTTTTTTCCCGAGAATTTCACCTCCTTTGGGTTGTCGTGCAATCGATGGGTCGAACATTAAAGGCTGTAGGTTATGTTGACCGAATACGACCGTCCTTTGCCGGACCTGCTCCTGAAGAATTCCTCGCCCCGGTAATCCTGAACCTTCTTCTCCTCGGCGTCCAGCAGGTTTTTAGCTGACATTTTCAACCTGACATGGCTCGACAGGTTTTTTGAGAATGAATAGTTGAGAGTGGGAAAAGGCTTTTCGTACACATCGGGAGTTCCGCCGAGCGAGTTTTCGGAAAGCCGCCTGCCGTAAATGTTGTAAAACAAGGTGCTCGATACACCCATTCCCTGGTTGTCATAGGAAAAATCGAGGTTGAAAATATAGGGCGACTGACCCATGAACGGACGGGTGGTTCCGGCGTCGGGGTTGTATGCCCTGATGAAAACCATCTCCTCCTCGGGTATGTCCACGACGGATTTAACGAAGGTGCAGTTGGCTCCCACGGTGTAGTTTGCGAGAGATGAGTGCAGAAGGTCGAGCGCCGAGCGTGTCTCGAGCTCGAGCCCTGTCACTCTGGCCTCCTCTACATTGGAGAATGTAGTTTGTCCATCGTAATCGACGATTACCCGCTCGATGGGATTCTTCATGTCTTTTACGAACAGGCTTGCCGAGAGCACCTCTCCGGTCCGGAAGAACCATTCCCACCGGATATCGTAGTTGGTAATGAGCGTTCGCTTGAGATCGGGATTGCCGACCACGAAAGCTCCGGCGCCGAAATCGTAGGTGGCGTAGGGCGCCATTTCGCGAATGGTCGGACGGGCTACGGTTCTGCTCCAGGCGAGCCGGAGATTCATATCCGATATCAGTTCGTATACGAGATTGACCGAGGGGAGGGTGTCGTTGACTTTCACCGTGCCTTTGGTTTCGGGATTTTCCACCGACATGTCGGTCGCCTCGTACCTGAGACCGCCAATGAACCGGAGTTTCGAGGTCAGCCCGATATCGATCATGCCATAGCCGGTGTCGATATTCTGGTTGCCGTTGTAGAGCGAGGACGGGTATTTGAGTTCGATGATAGTGAGGCCGAAGACATAGGGCGTTTTTGTGCTGTCTATGAGCCCGAGGTGGCTTTCCGAAAAATAGTCCGCGCTGTCGCCGGTATAAATAATGTTCGTTTTATCGTCCGGCTTCTGGTATTCGAACTGGCGCTGGACAAAGGAGCGCTCTTTTCTCGATATCTGGCCGCCGAATTTGATGGAGTTTTTCTCTTCGTTTCTGAATTTGAACGGGACACTGATGTCGGCTCCGGTTTCGCCTGTCGATTCCGTCAGCTTGCGGAACGTTCTGGTCGGACGCTGAAAATAGTTATTATAGAGATTGTAATTGGGGTTATCGGGCTCTTCGGTGTTGTAGGTATAGGTAAAATACCGGAGATCGGGTTCGTTCTGGGATGTTTTAGACGAACTGTGGCGCCATTCGACACGTATCCCCGCTAATCCCGGGAATTTGTGGTCGCCGCTGAACTGGATTGTCCGCAGAAAGCGATCGTTGTAAGAAAGGACATTCGGCTCGAAGGTACGATCGACGGAGATATTCTCGCGGTAGGTTCCCGAAAGAATGCGAGCTGTCTTTTCGCCGTTCTGGCTCACCAGCGAATTGATTCCGATCTTGTGGTTCTCGTTAAAACGGTAGGCGAGATCGAGCAGCCCGCCCCACAATACATCTTCAGTACTCTTATAATCGGTAAGCTGCATGTATTCCGAAAGTTCCGGGGCTTTAGGGTCGGTGAGTTTCCAGAGCCCGACATAGCCGTCATCGTACGATACGAAACTGCGTGCATAACTGAGGCTTCCCAGAATACCCAGCGGACTGCCGAACAGCTTGTACTGGTTCCCGAGTGAGACGGCGTAACTCTGGTTGAGTCCCGCGTAGCCATTCGAGGGTTTCATGGTATTGTTGAATACCTTGCTGTAAGAGTCGAGCTCATATGCGAGGTCCTTGTCTCTGCGGGCGACGGTTGCGCGGGGAATCTCCACATCCGGATCTGCGAGAATACCGGGAATCTCAATCTTTTCGCCGGCAGTCCCCGTCCACGTGGTTCCGGCGTTGTAAGTCAGATAGTCGCCGGTGAGGTTGGACTGGGGATTGTACGAAGTACCGAGGGAAACGGTGAGGGTGGGCTTTTCGGGAAACGATTTGGTCTCGATGTTCACTGCGCCACCGGTAAAACTGCCCGGTTTGTCGGGTGTGAACGTTTTCTGGGTCACGATGTTCGAGATGAGATTCGAAGGAAAGAGGTCGACCTGAACAGTCTGGTTGTACTGGCTCGTGCTCGGGAGTTCCGACCCGTTGAGCTGAATATTCATGTAACGGTCGCCGAGGCCGCGGACAACGACGCTCTTGCCTTCCACCACCGTGGTGCCTGTCACCTGCTTCATGGCGTCCGCCACATTCGAACCTCCCGCCTTGGAGATCGCTTCGGCGCTGACAGCGTCGGTCACCGCTTCCGACTCCTGGCGCTCCTTGAGCACGGATGCCTCGGTTTCCTGAATCGCCCGCGCCTTGACCGTGACTTCTTTAACTTCGAAGGCTTCGGGATTGATGGTGATGGCGAGCGTCACCGTTTTATTTTTTCCGACGATTACGCTGTCGATCCGCGTCTCCGAATAACCCACCATACCGGCGATAACTGTGTAAGTCCCCACGGGGACGGAGGGGATGACGAACTTCCCTTCGATATCGCAGACGGCGCCGAGCCTGGTTCCATCGAGCCTGACCACCGCACCCACCATGTCCTCTCCCGTCGACCCATCCACCACGTTTCCGGTAATCGTCCCTTTTCCGATGTCTTGCGCCTGCAGGGAACAGGCGAAAGCGAGAACATACATGATACAGACCATATGAACAGTAAATAAATGTCGATTCATGAATAATCCTTTTTGATAAGGAAAAAAAAGTGTACAATTGGGGATTTACAGGTGCCCTGCCGTTATGATGGTGATAAAATAGAGAAGCACTGTTAGGGGTATATTACGCTTGGGATAGAATTCGGCTAAAATGGGTGGGCGTTTCGTCCCCTCGTGACATGGAGGACAGGACGCAGCCGGGGGATCAATGGCGGAATATCACAACAATTCCTGCATCAGACAGGTTCATTTCCTCCGTTCACGAACGGCTGCGGACCGTTAATGAACATCTCGTCGGATATTTCGATAAACGCATACTTGTCGGCAGAATTTTTTGCCTGTTTCTTCAGCTCGGCGAGTATGGTGAAAATCGTCTCTTTATCGCAGTGTTTACGATCTTTCGGAACAACCAGACAGCCGGCACTGACTTCAAGGAGGGGATATCTCTTTCTCCGCCCGTTTCTGTCGTTCGAGATGATGTAACCATTCCTCTGATGTTCCGGCCGATAGATGCTTTTAACATTCTCACGGAACTGATTGATAATATCCCGGACAAGCCCGTTGCTTTCCTCGAGCGAAACAGCCTCTAAATCGATTCCGATGAAGAAATCGTCACCGCCGATATGACCGATGAACATGTTTCGTCCGTTCTGAAACTTCCGCAGAATATCGGAAAAAAGGAGTATGGCTCTGTCACCCTGACGGAAACCGTACAGGTCGTTCAATGGTTTGAAATTATCGAAATCGAAATAGACGAAGAAATACCCGGCGGTGTTCAAATCGAGCGCCTGTGAGATGTAGCGGTTGATAGCGTTGTTTCCCGGAAGTTTTGTGAGAGGATTCTGCTCGCGCGCTTCGGCGATGTTCTTTTCGTTCAGCGCCATCAGAAGGGCATTGGCATCAAGAAAACCGACATAACGGCCGTTTTCGGACAGCAATATTCCATCACCGTTCGAATGGGTCGAAAAGAGCCCGAGAATCGTTTCCACCTGTGTCCGAATCTCGGACACAGGTATTTTCGTGATGAACTTCAGGATGTTTCCGGATGACTTGTTTTTCAGGATATCCTTTCCGTATGGCGAATATACGTAATCCTTGAGGTCCCGCTCGCGGATGACGCCAACCGGTTCACCGTTGCCGTTGATGACCGGGAAAAAATTGTGGTAATTTTTCCGGAAGCCTTCGAGCACGGTACACATGCTGGTATAATCGCCTTTTTCGTCGTGCAGGTTGATCGTCTTAATTTTCTGCATCTGGCTGATAATAATATCGTGGTCGGAGGAGGGCGACCGGTTGTCGTTAGTTGTGATGTCGGCGATGACGTTGTACTGTTTTTTAATCTCATCGAGAAAAAGGGTGGGCCGCTGGATGAAAAAACCCTGGACGTAATCGCACCCGAGCTTCTTGCACTCGAAAATCTCATCCGCGGTTTCCACTCCCTCGGCGATCACCGTTATTCCCATCGTATGGGCCA from bacterium encodes:
- a CDS encoding glycoside hydrolase family 20 zincin-like fold domain-containing protein, whose amino-acid sequence is MKNRSLLYLIALSVLYSFFFCLPVYSAGHQEWLNRLIPLPKEIRFDGEITVAVKDVSVCLRPGAGPVERNAAEELASLLGTNIRTSTGAGKFEIVIGMVDSRGTVMGINLAGETERLKTLPNSEQAYVIRRKESNRLVLAGIDERGVYYAVQTLEQLLGNRFDRGMVTIPLAEVTDWPDLKYRGMWDDTFPADQIEWMASLKMNLVDCLTNLTVDEDGHGRVTAIPSKGPTEIEGVDFPTFCARHAVHFVPIILHLSHLERTGIYKKYPDLIGRGATIDDRFIPPCANRPELAAVLADWMEALAGQPSVDEISIWLSEVEQQCDCEECRKAGQYVMETRAILKAYERARVKYPNLRIRILLTQGSYPTNEKILAEIPGDVGVVYYHGEKTYDSSREPMIYFPLREYAARGRMLGVCPQLTVSWAVVCPWSSPQFVRARMNEYVDKGLTLLSAYATPNLMLYEFNIAAAAEWSWNAHGRSERDFALAWVTRRGMKNPGAAADWAVLLGSVSWDIYGSAVPFNFVPGFGITRRMIENRVRPILGEDMFRYFPTTGDFDRALEKCDRALAIARTLDDPKILEETTVVRGYIVMAREIYEITERISGGVAPDDSVRKEIEMHLEKLTGACSGTNDALKRWEALFGEGAGGGRFTGTLKLSEDITAMIRESIR
- a CDS encoding ThuA domain-containing protein, whose protein sequence is MDISHKHSRRTVLKTGIAAAAAAAFTPPEANALLPEPEPKKPGELKIVGAMGHDYRLESSIRPVMTHIKNARVWFARWYGPITPELLSDTDLLITYYAGDSFEWSPSGLADTSGTKRASLYNEENIAAIKDNVINRGMGWIAVHNTPWFTGDELNTLLGADCLLHREIQPVIICNLNQNHPITQGIEPFIIQLDEQFGLFLRNPDDPDVTVLFRSQGVHDKRWTIQGICSQRGKGRIVTLTPGHYEWTWYQVQYQEILWRAAHWSMNLAIEPFFRNFDNFIW
- a CDS encoding ThuA domain-containing protein gives rise to the protein MDSTDKERRRGVIGAGLASLAAATLSTQAAHAALKPKAPGETKVVAIFGTTALNNGIGHEICVRRIFESKKDWRLIFVRANKFFTPSLISDADLLITCRDGGEDPIDLCAENAGVADAIVPGGTLWTDTNVKAVIDNVKNRGMGLLALHNSVAAGNRKFVDFLDVKEELPHEFEPLWVTHVNRDHPITKGVGKFLIALDEQFAVIIKSESTATLFETTAIHEKRQTVSGWALESGKGRIVGLLPGSTVHAYQAPEYQTILWRAAHWAMNREIPQYPNAKNRYYS
- a CDS encoding T9SS type A sorting domain-containing protein, with amino-acid sequence MFRLLLIVLMLAVPTLSHAATITVNAGPIDKDTHWTSDNDYLLNGAVYVTAGHTLTIDPGTVIRAEDGQLESLSFLCISQGAKINAVGTINRPIIFTTKYDTDLASTDDVGPFETGFWGGVLLCGKASTNNANKVQTMEGMPTTWTFTNYGGDDDHDNSGIMKYVSIRHTGIVFAPNKEMQGLTLCGVGDNTVIDYVESYASKDDGVEIFGGTVNMKHFVVAFCEDDCFDTDEGCRAKFQFCFAIQSLGTGNDTLTEQDGGVAPEDAEPWARPQMYNCTFLGTGMNGPETETKIGMHLRDNTAGTWANNIIGDLSGQLLYIETPSSGQGSVDRVADGSLVLKNNIFFNIKAGTTLDAISMKKSGESAYTATMLSNNANAITDPMLANISRQPDGKLDPRPKTGSPAYQNMAVVPNDGFFETVAYKGAFDKDNWMIGWTALDKYGFLKHGGIETVVINAGPIDKDTHWTSDNDYLLNGAVYVTAGHTLTIDPGTVIRAEDGQLESLSFLCISQGAKINAAGTLDHPIIFTTKYDTNLNSTDDVGPFETGFWGGVLLCGKASTNNANKVQTMEGMPTTWTFTNYGGDDDHDNSGVLKYISIRHTGIVFAPNKEMQGLTLCGVGDNTVIDYVESYASKDDGVEIFGGTVNLKHFVVAFCEDDCFDTDEGCRSKFQFCFAIQSEGTGNDTLTEQDGGVAPEDAQPWARPQMYNCTLLGTGMNGPETETKIGMHLRDNTAGTWANNIIGDLSGQLLYIETPSSGQGSVDRVADGSLVMKNNVLFNIKAGSTFEAVSMVKSGEAAYTANMLAQNGNAIADPMLTFITRQPNGAMDPRPATSGSAYQNLAAIPNDGFFETVAYKGAFDKDNWMIGWTALDDYGFLSHAPGTVVAVEENTLPAAIRISQNFPNPFNPSTTINFSLTETSPVKLSVYNVTGQLVDTLIDNSSMVPGTYSVRWDGMGHSSGAYIYRIEAGSTVVTRRMLLVK
- a CDS encoding TonB-dependent receptor — its product is MNRHLFTVHMVCIMYVLAFACSLQAQDIGKGTITGNVVDGSTGEDMVGAVVRLDGTRLGAVCDIEGKFVIPSVPVGTYTVIAGMVGYSETRIDSVIVGKNKTVTLAITINPEAFEVKEVTVKARAIQETEASVLKERQESEAVTDAVSAEAISKAGGSNVADAMKQVTGTTVVEGKSVVVRGLGDRYMNIQLNGSELPSTSQYNQTVQVDLFPSNLISNIVTQKTFTPDKPGSFTGGAVNIETKSFPEKPTLTVSLGTSYNPQSNLTGDYLTYNAGTTWTGTAGEKIEIPGILADPDVEIPRATVARRDKDLAYELDSYSKVFNNTMKPSNGYAGLNQSYAVSLGNQYKLFGSPLGILGSLSYARSFVSYDDGYVGLWKLTDPKAPELSEYMQLTDYKSTEDVLWGGLLDLAYRFNENHKIGINSLVSQNGEKTARILSGTYRENISVDRTFEPNVLSYNDRFLRTIQFSGDHKFPGLAGIRVEWRHSSSKTSQNEPDLRYFTYTYNTEEPDNPNYNLYNNYFQRPTRTFRKLTESTGETGADISVPFKFRNEEKNSIKFGGQISRKERSFVQRQFEYQKPDDKTNIIYTGDSADYFSESHLGLIDSTKTPYVFGLTIIELKYPSSLYNGNQNIDTGYGMIDIGLTSKLRFIGGLRYEATDMSVENPETKGTVKVNDTLPSVNLVYELISDMNLRLAWSRTVARPTIREMAPYATYDFGAGAFVVGNPDLKRTLITNYDIRWEWFFRTGEVLSASLFVKDMKNPIERVIVDYDGQTTFSNVEEARVTGLELETRSALDLLHSSLANYTVGANCTFVKSVVDIPEEEMVFIRAYNPDAGTTRPFMGQSPYIFNLDFSYDNQGMGVSSTLFYNIYGRRLSENSLGGTPDVYEKPFPTLNYSFSKNLSSHVRLKMSAKNLLDAEEKKVQDYRGEEFFRSRSGKGRSYSVNITYSL